The following are encoded in a window of Alphaproteobacteria bacterium genomic DNA:
- a CDS encoding LOG family protein, giving the protein MTDPVPPKRVFQGAREEAETAASATQSAQTLDPAYRLAFQDMDFLLREDLRPVRFQLELLKPELLLDEAKIASTFVFYGSARIPEPAKADALVAAAATDSQRLIAERLKEKSRYYDESRKLARLVSKVERDEEGRRHFVVCSGGGPSIMEAANLGALDEGEESIGLNIVLPHEQLPNPYVTPKLSFQFHYFALRKMHFLLRARAVAVFPGGFGTFDEAFELLTLIQTGKVKPIPIVFFGRAFWERVIDFEALAEEGVISPDDLKLFTFCETAEEAWSYVCGHYAGSEDDPGCA; this is encoded by the coding sequence ATGACAGACCCAGTTCCCCCCAAGCGCGTCTTTCAGGGCGCGCGCGAAGAGGCCGAGACGGCCGCTTCGGCCACGCAGAGCGCGCAGACGCTCGATCCCGCCTATCGGCTCGCCTTCCAGGACATGGACTTCCTGCTTCGCGAGGATTTGCGGCCGGTGCGCTTCCAGCTCGAGCTGCTGAAGCCCGAATTGCTGCTCGACGAAGCCAAGATCGCCTCGACCTTCGTCTTCTACGGCTCGGCGCGGATCCCCGAGCCGGCCAAGGCCGACGCCCTGGTCGCGGCTGCGGCGACCGACAGCCAGCGGCTGATCGCCGAGCGGCTGAAGGAGAAATCCCGCTATTACGACGAATCGCGCAAGCTCGCGCGGCTCGTCAGCAAGGTCGAGCGCGACGAGGAGGGACGGCGCCATTTCGTCGTCTGCTCGGGCGGCGGCCCGTCGATCATGGAGGCGGCCAATCTCGGAGCGCTGGACGAGGGCGAGGAATCGATCGGGCTCAACATCGTCCTTCCGCACGAGCAGCTTCCGAACCCCTACGTCACCCCGAAGCTCAGCTTCCAGTTCCACTATTTCGCGTTGCGCAAGATGCACTTTCTGCTGCGCGCGCGGGCGGTGGCGGTGTTCCCCGGCGGTTTCGGCACGTTCGACGAGGCGTTCGAGCTGCTGACGCTGATCCAGACCGGCAAGGTCAAGCCGATCCCGATCGTCTTCTTCGGCCGCGCATTCTGGGAGCGCGTGATCGACTTCGAGGCGCTCGCCGAGGAGGGCGTGATCTCGCCCGACGACCTCAAGCTGTTCACCTTCTGCGAGACTGCCGAGGAAGCGTGGAGCTACGTCTGCGGGCATTATGCCGGGTCCGAGGACGATCCGGGCTGCGCCTAG
- a CDS encoding extensin family protein has translation MARGAIFLLMLALASCVPRGNEREPPRAHVPEQAERNAPETLQCHIDLARERIGFRALPDQRFSGGCSALGAVQLLDIGTPVTNLRAMTCPLARQFARWSREAVQTAADQWLGARVIRIETFGTYACRSVNSQPGARLSEHAFANAVDVSGFVLDDGRRITVEQGWNGSDERVRRFLRAVHQAGCRRFAIGLSPDSDAFHYNHIHFDMGRGPYCR, from the coding sequence ATGGCTCGGGGGGCGATTTTCCTGTTGATGCTGGCGCTGGCGAGCTGCGTTCCGCGCGGGAACGAGCGCGAGCCGCCGCGGGCGCACGTCCCGGAGCAAGCCGAGCGCAACGCGCCCGAGACCCTGCAATGCCATATCGATCTCGCCCGCGAGCGGATCGGCTTTCGCGCCCTGCCGGACCAGCGCTTTTCGGGCGGCTGCTCGGCGCTCGGCGCGGTCCAGCTGCTCGACATCGGCACGCCGGTGACCAATTTGCGCGCGATGACCTGCCCGCTGGCGCGCCAGTTCGCGCGCTGGAGCCGAGAGGCGGTGCAGACCGCCGCCGACCAGTGGCTGGGTGCGCGGGTGATCCGGATCGAGACGTTCGGCACCTATGCCTGCCGAAGCGTCAACAGCCAGCCCGGCGCCCGGCTTTCGGAGCACGCCTTCGCCAATGCGGTCGACGTTTCCGGCTTCGTGCTCGACGACGGGCGGAGGATCACCGTCGAGCAGGGCTGGAACGGTTCCGACGAACGGGTGAGGCGCTTTCTGAGGGCGGTCCACCAGGCGGGGTGCAGAAGGTTCGCGATCGGCCTTTCGCCGGATTCGGACGCCTTCCACTACAACCATATTCATTTCGACATGGGACGCGGGCCCTATTGCCGGTAG
- a CDS encoding phosphoserine transaminase: MNVIKPDALPARPYFSSGPCAKPPGWAPEKLATASLGRSHRARLGKARLQRAIDLMRELLRLPETHRIGIVPGSDTGAYEMAMWTMLGARPVTCLAWESFGEGWVTDAVRQLKLEPKVIRADYGQLPDLSQVDWSDDVLFTWNGTTSGVRVPDGEWIAQDREGLSFADATSAVFAYELPWDRIDVATFSWQKVLGGEGGHGVLILGPRAVERLETYTPSWPLPKIFRLTTKGALSEGVFKGETINTPSMLAVEDAIWAMEWAVEVGGAEGLLARTEANAAALDRIVEARPWLGHLAADPARRSKTSVCLTVEGADEAFIKRMAASLEHEGAAYDIAGYRDAPPGLRIWCGATVETADIEALGPWLDWAFEEARST, translated from the coding sequence ATGAATGTGATCAAGCCGGACGCGCTTCCCGCGCGCCCTTATTTCTCTTCCGGCCCCTGCGCGAAGCCGCCGGGCTGGGCCCCCGAAAAGCTGGCCACCGCTTCGCTGGGACGGTCGCACCGCGCCAGGCTGGGCAAGGCGCGGCTTCAGCGCGCAATCGATCTGATGCGCGAGCTGCTTCGGCTGCCGGAGACGCACCGGATCGGCATCGTCCCCGGCTCCGACACCGGCGCCTACGAGATGGCAATGTGGACGATGCTGGGCGCCCGGCCGGTGACCTGCCTCGCCTGGGAGAGCTTCGGGGAAGGCTGGGTGACCGATGCGGTCAGGCAGCTGAAGCTCGAGCCGAAGGTGATCCGCGCGGATTACGGGCAGCTTCCCGATCTGTCGCAGGTCGATTGGTCGGACGACGTCCTCTTTACCTGGAACGGCACGACCTCGGGCGTCCGCGTGCCCGACGGGGAGTGGATCGCGCAGGACCGCGAGGGCCTCAGCTTCGCCGACGCGACCAGCGCGGTCTTCGCTTACGAGCTGCCTTGGGACCGAATCGATGTCGCGACCTTCTCCTGGCAGAAGGTGCTCGGCGGCGAGGGCGGCCACGGAGTGCTGATCCTCGGCCCGCGCGCGGTCGAGCGGCTGGAGACCTACACGCCGTCCTGGCCGCTGCCGAAGATCTTCCGGCTCACGACGAAGGGCGCGCTGAGCGAGGGCGTGTTCAAGGGGGAGACGATCAACACCCCCTCGATGCTCGCCGTCGAGGACGCGATCTGGGCGATGGAATGGGCAGTGGAAGTCGGCGGCGCGGAGGGCCTGTTGGCACGGACCGAGGCCAATGCCGCCGCGCTGGACCGGATCGTCGAGGCTCGGCCCTGGCTCGGCCATCTCGCCGCCGATCCCGCCCGCCGCTCGAAGACCAGCGTCTGCCTGACCGTCGAGGGCGCCGACGAAGCGTTCATCAAGCGGATGGCCGCTTCGCTGGAGCACGAAGGCGCGGCCTACGACATCGCCGGCTATCGCGACGCCCCGCCCGGCCTTCGCATCTGGTGCGGGGCGACGGTCGAGACCGCCGACATCGAAGCGCTCGGCCCCTGGCTCGATTGGGCCTTCGAGGAGGCGCGATCGACCTGA
- a CDS encoding phosphoglycerate dehydrogenase, which yields MPKVLISDPMDPKAAEIFRASGIEVDEKPGLSKDELKAIVGDYDGLAIRSATRVTADLLSAAPNLKVVGRAGIGVDNVDIPAATARGVVVMNTPFGNSITTAEHAVALMFALARELPAADSSTQAGKWEKNRFMGVELTSKTLGLIGCGNIGSIVADRALGLRMKVVAYDPFLTPERAVELGVEKVELDALLARADFITLHTPLTDQTRNILSAENLAKTRKGVRIVNCARGGLIDEAALKAALDSGHVAGAALDVFVEEPAKENPLFGAPGLVATPHLGASTTEAQVNVAIQVAEQMSDFLIRGGVTNALNMPSLTAEEAPRLRPYMELAEKLGSLIGQIEGTRITGVSVEVEGAAAQLNQKPVTGAVLAGLMKVYSDTVNMVNAPWLAKERGLDLREIRHDREGDYHTLVRVTVDTPAGPRSVAGTLFGNSAPRLVDMFGIAIEAELGGEMIFIVNLDAPGFIGRLGTALGEEGVNIGTFHLGRREAGGEAVALVSVDGHIAPGVVERLAAISGVKRVKPLRF from the coding sequence ATGCCCAAAGTGCTCATCTCCGATCCCATGGACCCCAAAGCCGCCGAGATATTCCGAGCGAGCGGGATCGAGGTGGACGAGAAGCCCGGCCTATCGAAGGACGAGCTGAAGGCGATCGTCGGCGATTATGACGGCCTCGCCATCCGCTCGGCGACCAGGGTCACCGCCGACCTGCTCTCCGCGGCGCCGAACCTCAAGGTCGTCGGCCGCGCCGGGATCGGAGTCGACAATGTCGACATCCCGGCGGCGACGGCGCGCGGCGTGGTGGTGATGAACACGCCGTTCGGCAATTCGATCACCACCGCCGAGCATGCGGTCGCCTTGATGTTCGCGCTCGCCCGCGAGCTTCCGGCGGCCGACAGCTCGACTCAGGCCGGCAAGTGGGAAAAGAACCGCTTCATGGGGGTCGAGCTGACCTCGAAGACGCTCGGCCTGATCGGCTGCGGCAATATCGGCTCGATCGTCGCCGACCGCGCGCTCGGCCTCAGGATGAAGGTGGTCGCCTACGATCCCTTTCTCACCCCGGAGCGCGCCGTCGAGCTTGGAGTCGAGAAGGTCGAGCTCGACGCATTGCTCGCCCGCGCCGACTTCATCACCCTGCACACGCCGCTGACCGACCAGACCCGCAACATCCTTTCCGCCGAGAATCTGGCGAAGACCAGGAAGGGCGTGAGGATCGTCAACTGCGCGCGCGGCGGGCTGATCGACGAAGCCGCGCTCAAGGCGGCGCTCGACAGCGGCCATGTCGCGGGCGCCGCGCTCGACGTATTCGTCGAGGAGCCGGCGAAGGAAAACCCCTTGTTCGGCGCGCCCGGCCTGGTGGCGACGCCGCACCTCGGCGCCTCGACCACCGAGGCGCAGGTCAACGTCGCGATCCAGGTCGCCGAGCAGATGTCGGACTTCCTGATCCGCGGCGGGGTCACCAACGCGCTCAACATGCCCTCGCTGACCGCCGAGGAGGCGCCGAGGCTTCGCCCCTATATGGAGCTGGCCGAGAAGCTCGGATCGCTGATCGGCCAGATCGAGGGGACCCGAATCACCGGAGTCTCGGTCGAGGTCGAGGGCGCCGCGGCCCAGCTCAACCAGAAACCGGTCACCGGCGCGGTCCTCGCCGGGCTGATGAAGGTCTATTCCGACACGGTGAACATGGTCAACGCGCCCTGGCTCGCCAAGGAGCGCGGGCTCGACCTGCGCGAGATCCGCCACGACCGCGAGGGCGATTATCACACGCTGGTTCGCGTGACCGTCGACACGCCGGCCGGTCCGCGCTCGGTCGCCGGCACACTGTTCGGCAATTCGGCGCCGCGCCTCGTCGACATGTTCGGAATCGCGATCGAGGCGGAGCTTGGTGGGGAGATGATCTTCATCGTGAACTTAGACGCGCCGGGCTTCATCGGCCGGCTCGGCACCGCGCTCGGCGAGGAAGGCGTCAACATCGGCACCTTCCACCTCGGCCGGCGCGAGGCCGGCGGCGAGGCGGTCGCTCTGGTTTCGGTCGACGGCCATATCGCGCCCGGGGTGGTCGAACGGCTGGCGGCCATTTCCGGCGTCAAGCGGGTCAAGCCGCTGCGCTTCTGA
- a CDS encoding CHRD domain-containing protein, translating to MTRGNGMRVLLLAGTVLLAAGCASRPQNENAELQVSLTGIQEVPGPGDPDGNGTAQVRVNPRSGEVCWNVYARAIGPATAAHIHRGEAGAAGPVVVPLTTPDAAGHSQGCATVDPALAHEIGYRGHSFYLNVHDSEHPNGAIRGQLRGGPRVRERGFTVRPSAG from the coding sequence ATGACGAGGGGAAACGGGATGAGGGTTTTGCTGCTCGCGGGGACCGTCCTGCTCGCCGCCGGCTGCGCGAGCCGGCCGCAGAACGAGAATGCCGAGCTTCAGGTTTCGCTGACCGGAATCCAGGAAGTGCCCGGCCCCGGCGATCCCGACGGCAACGGCACCGCCCAGGTCAGGGTCAATCCGCGCAGCGGCGAGGTCTGCTGGAACGTCTACGCGCGGGCCATCGGGCCGGCGACCGCGGCGCATATCCACCGCGGCGAGGCGGGCGCGGCCGGGCCCGTCGTCGTGCCGCTGACGACTCCCGACGCTGCGGGGCACAGCCAGGGCTGCGCGACGGTCGACCCCGCTCTGGCGCATGAGATCGGCTATCGCGGGCACAGCTTCTATCTCAACGTCCACGATTCCGAACACCCGAACGGCGCCATACGCGGGCAGCTGCGCGGCGGGCCGAGGGTGCGCGAACGCGGCTTCACGGTCAGGCCGAGCGCCGGCTAG
- the nudC gene encoding NAD(+) diphosphatase gives MSAPGFTGAGLDRADHLRLDAERMAQLMADGDARLLRLAELDPVLDEEGRLAWGPLEEGELLFLGLDEGAPLFAPLLREAPIGQRAWGVFRLLSMMSPRDAAIWGAARSLNEWHGRHRFCGICGGATLHHRAGWGRKCGACGAEHFPRVDPVVIMLAEHQGRVLLARQHQYPAGRYSALAGFVEPGESIEEAVARELMEEAGVPVSEVRYVASQPWPFPGSLMIACIARAEADDIRLDTTELEDAFWASRAEVEAALAGEPDARFGAPPPFAIANTLLTRWSAGE, from the coding sequence ATGAGCGCTCCGGGCTTCACGGGCGCCGGGCTCGACCGCGCCGATCATCTGCGGCTGGACGCCGAGCGGATGGCGCAGCTGATGGCCGACGGCGACGCACGGCTGCTGAGGCTGGCCGAGCTCGATCCGGTGCTCGACGAGGAGGGGCGGCTGGCCTGGGGGCCGCTCGAGGAGGGGGAGCTGCTGTTCCTCGGGCTCGACGAGGGCGCGCCCTTGTTCGCGCCGTTGCTGCGCGAGGCGCCGATCGGGCAGCGCGCCTGGGGCGTGTTTCGCCTGCTGTCGATGATGAGCCCGAGGGACGCAGCGATCTGGGGCGCGGCGCGAAGCCTCAACGAATGGCACGGCCGGCATCGTTTCTGCGGCATTTGCGGGGGCGCGACGCTTCATCATCGCGCCGGCTGGGGGCGCAAGTGCGGCGCCTGCGGCGCCGAGCATTTTCCCCGGGTCGATCCGGTGGTGATCATGCTTGCCGAGCATCAGGGTCGCGTTCTGCTCGCCCGCCAGCACCAATATCCGGCCGGCCGCTATTCGGCGCTCGCCGGCTTCGTCGAGCCGGGCGAATCGATCGAGGAGGCGGTGGCGCGCGAGCTGATGGAGGAGGCCGGCGTCCCGGTCTCCGAGGTACGCTACGTCGCGAGCCAGCCCTGGCCGTTCCCCGGATCGCTGATGATCGCCTGCATCGCGCGTGCCGAAGCCGATGACATCCGCCTCGACACGACGGAGCTCGAGGACGCCTTCTGGGCCAGCCGGGCCGAGGTCGAGGCCGCGCTGGCCGGCGAGCCGGACGCGCGTTTCGGCGCACCGCCGCCTTTTGCCATTGCCAACACGCTGCTGACGCGCTGGAGTGCCGGGGAATGA
- the mutY gene encoding A/G-specific adenine glycosylase yields the protein MPANASRALLCWYAVDKRRLPWRAEGGAAPDPYRVWLSEVMLQQTTVAAVKPYFEDFTRRWPTIEALAAAEDGEVMTAWAGLGYYARARNLLACARIVASEHGGRFPEDEAALRKLPGIGVYTAAAIAAIAYGRRAVAVDGNVERVVARLYAVKQPLPPARAEIRALADALTPQEGAGDFAQAMMDLGSAICTPRNPDCGRCPVQDWCAAYAEGDPARYPLKAAKAARPKREGTAYWLEREGEVLLVRRPAKGLLGGMLALPTDAPSDAEWRDAGAVDHVFTHFSLTMRLKCARADAGEGGIWWPVERIGEAGLPTLFAKLARRGVAWREAAA from the coding sequence ATGCCCGCCAATGCCTCGCGCGCTCTTTTGTGTTGGTATGCTGTGGATAAGCGGCGGCTTCCCTGGCGCGCCGAAGGCGGCGCCGCGCCCGATCCCTATCGCGTGTGGCTTTCGGAGGTGATGCTGCAGCAGACCACGGTCGCGGCGGTTAAGCCTTATTTCGAAGACTTCACCCGCCGCTGGCCGACGATTGAGGCGCTTGCCGCGGCGGAAGACGGCGAGGTGATGACCGCCTGGGCGGGGCTCGGCTATTACGCCCGGGCGCGCAACCTGCTCGCCTGCGCCAGGATCGTCGCGAGCGAGCATGGCGGGCGCTTCCCGGAGGACGAGGCGGCGCTTCGCAAGCTTCCCGGCATCGGCGTCTACACCGCCGCCGCGATCGCCGCGATCGCCTACGGCCGGCGCGCGGTGGCGGTCGACGGCAATGTCGAGCGGGTCGTCGCGCGGCTGTACGCTGTGAAGCAGCCGCTCCCGCCCGCGCGGGCCGAAATCCGCGCGCTGGCCGACGCACTGACCCCGCAGGAAGGCGCGGGCGACTTCGCCCAGGCGATGATGGACCTGGGCTCGGCCATCTGCACGCCGCGCAACCCCGATTGCGGCCGCTGCCCGGTGCAGGATTGGTGTGCGGCTTATGCGGAAGGCGATCCCGCGCGCTATCCGCTGAAGGCCGCGAAGGCGGCCAGGCCGAAGCGCGAAGGCACGGCTTACTGGCTCGAGCGCGAGGGCGAGGTGCTGCTGGTGCGGCGGCCGGCAAAGGGCCTGCTCGGCGGAATGCTCGCTCTGCCGACCGACGCGCCGTCGGACGCGGAATGGCGCGACGCCGGGGCGGTGGATCACGTCTTCACCCATTTCTCGCTCACCATGCGCCTCAAATGCGCACGCGCCGACGCTGGCGAAGGGGGAATCTGGTGGCCGGTCGAGCGCATCGGCGAGGCCGGGCTGCCGACCTTGTTCGCCAAGCTCGCCCGCCGCGGCGTCGCTTGGCGCGAGGCGGCAGCATGA
- a CDS encoding DUF721 domain-containing protein, producing the protein MLAAKVESGVTKAGGTGKKAAVVAPRSKRVRPVSDLLGQAGGAAFRKFGFVQSSIVSRWREIVGVRYAAVSSPESIRFPPGRKSGGTLTLVVEGAHAPMMQHVTPAIVERVNTFFGYPAVDRIAFRQGIVQAARAKPRPAPPSLRPIPADLGDSLREVADPELRACLESLARGLIEGDGTPVVTTIPVVGKIGGGKKL; encoded by the coding sequence ATGCTCGCGGCCAAGGTGGAAAGTGGCGTGACCAAAGCGGGCGGGACTGGGAAGAAGGCGGCTGTCGTGGCGCCGCGCTCGAAGCGCGTCCGCCCCGTCTCGGACCTGCTCGGGCAGGCCGGCGGAGCGGCCTTCCGCAAGTTCGGCTTCGTCCAATCCTCGATCGTCAGCCGCTGGAGGGAGATCGTCGGAGTGCGCTACGCCGCCGTCTCCTCGCCCGAATCGATCCGATTCCCCCCCGGCCGCAAGAGCGGCGGCACTTTGACGCTCGTCGTCGAGGGTGCTCATGCGCCGATGATGCAGCACGTCACTCCGGCCATCGTCGAGCGGGTCAACACTTTCTTCGGCTATCCGGCGGTCGATCGCATCGCCTTCCGGCAAGGCATCGTTCAGGCGGCGCGGGCGAAGCCCCGTCCGGCGCCGCCGTCGCTGCGCCCGATCCCCGCCGATCTCGGCGATTCGCTGCGCGAGGTGGCCGATCCCGAGCTTCGCGCCTGCCTCGAATCGCTTGCGCGCGGGCTTATCGAGGGCGATGGAACGCCGGTGGTCACGACGATCCCGGTCGTCGGCAAGATTGGTGGAGGCAAGAAGCTATGA
- a CDS encoding protein-disulfide isomerase — protein sequence MKAAFSLGAAMFALALAGCGGGNDSSQANLSSASGANAAPLQQIAAPNNGDWTETVTMTDRGGFLMGNPNAPVKLLEYASITCPHCAEFSEQGGAALRDTYVRSGQVSWEYRPYMIFPTDPGIFMLLRCLGPQPFFHVSEQLYADQRNWATRLQSMPDEQAQALQGMPPPQQAAALIRATGLDAFFRQRGMPEARMNACLADQSNLQQLGEITRRATQEDNVQGTPSFFINGEKTEAGTWAQLEPLLRNAVGG from the coding sequence ATGAAAGCTGCATTTTCCCTTGGCGCCGCGATGTTTGCGCTCGCCCTCGCCGGCTGCGGCGGCGGCAATGATTCGAGCCAGGCCAACCTCTCGTCCGCGTCTGGCGCCAACGCCGCGCCGCTGCAGCAGATCGCCGCGCCGAACAATGGCGACTGGACCGAGACGGTGACGATGACCGATCGCGGCGGCTTCCTGATGGGCAATCCCAATGCGCCGGTTAAGCTGCTCGAATATGCCTCGATCACCTGCCCTCACTGCGCCGAGTTCAGCGAACAGGGCGGCGCGGCCCTGCGCGACACCTATGTCCGCTCGGGGCAGGTCAGCTGGGAATACCGGCCCTACATGATCTTCCCGACCGATCCGGGCATCTTCATGCTTCTTCGCTGCCTCGGCCCGCAGCCCTTCTTCCACGTCTCCGAGCAGCTCTATGCCGACCAGCGCAACTGGGCCACCCGGCTGCAGAGCATGCCCGACGAACAGGCCCAGGCGCTGCAGGGCATGCCGCCGCCGCAGCAGGCCGCGGCGCTGATCCGGGCCACCGGGCTCGACGCCTTCTTCCGCCAGCGCGGTATGCCCGAGGCGCGGATGAACGCCTGCCTCGCCGATCAATCCAACCTCCAGCAGCTCGGCGAGATCACCCGGCGCGCGACTCAGGAGGACAATGTTCAGGGAACGCCTTCCTTCTTCATCAACGGCGAGAAGACCGAAGCCGGCACCTGGGCCCAGCTCGAGCCGCTGCTGCGCAACGCGGTGGGAGGCTGA
- a CDS encoding protein-disulfide isomerase, whose product MKLHAVIAIAAAAATVALPAAALAQDRIGPGFGGARPRGPQGHDWRTTAERTPEGGFRIGNPNARVKVVEYFSTTCPHCATFAHESADVLIGDYVRSGRVSLEYRNYYLNGVDIAAALLSRCAQPRQYFEMSHALLGTQPQWMGRVNAITPAQRTELQALPPLEVARRLISMLGLDAIGQRYGITPQVRAQCLTQANLDQLDALHSAGGTAGVTGTPTFFVNGRLVQENNWAGIQPLLRAQ is encoded by the coding sequence ATGAAGCTGCACGCTGTCATCGCCATCGCGGCCGCGGCCGCTACCGTCGCCCTTCCGGCCGCTGCCCTCGCCCAGGATCGAATCGGGCCGGGTTTCGGGGGGGCTCGTCCTCGCGGCCCGCAAGGTCACGACTGGCGCACCACCGCCGAGCGCACGCCGGAAGGCGGCTTTCGCATCGGCAATCCGAATGCGCGGGTGAAGGTGGTCGAATATTTCTCGACCACCTGTCCGCACTGCGCGACCTTCGCGCACGAGAGCGCGGACGTCCTCATCGGCGATTATGTCCGCAGCGGCCGAGTCAGCCTCGAATATCGCAATTACTATCTGAACGGCGTCGACATCGCCGCGGCGCTGCTCAGCCGCTGCGCCCAGCCGCGCCAATATTTCGAGATGAGCCACGCCTTGCTCGGCACTCAGCCGCAGTGGATGGGCCGGGTCAACGCGATCACCCCGGCGCAGCGGACCGAGCTCCAGGCGCTGCCGCCGCTCGAAGTGGCCAGGCGGCTGATCTCGATGCTCGGCCTCGACGCGATCGGCCAGCGCTACGGGATTACGCCGCAGGTGCGCGCGCAGTGCCTGACTCAGGCCAATCTCGACCAGCTCGACGCCCTGCACAGCGCGGGCGGAACGGCCGGAGTCACGGGCACGCCGACCTTCTTCGTCAACGGCCGGTTGGTGCAGGAGAACAACTGGGCTGGGATTCAGCCGCTGCTGCGCGCGCAGTAG